A genomic region of Anaerolineales bacterium contains the following coding sequences:
- a CDS encoding UvrD-helicase domain-containing protein: MSNLWISNAFMHRFFAWVQKREERQAAKQDFYSLLSYIYYKPSELAHTPGYTTGFLPAIEWKAAQIHGLDIALLIDFSIADVKHYEVKNTSLFGLLIPSDVLEEIVENKSVWDMYSDGLRDVANISQARQQTGKSFKKLGDLHSIFLPGDNHRINFVPLSKQKTMVIVGRSSSEEWETHKASAMFSQSITMRLQAWGRAAEQAIERFDRLNDLEWQTKHVPRITARELVDTWITQKQVEECGVLEVEHIRSVQQCQTDEDIEKLIGIITDSSWDQVVLRWARHQDRMAQQAEGSLGLLESHVLSLPTRDNQGSKTFEEWLPLLTRAQNRVVMLDAFNPVRLKGGPGTGKTLTAMLRAIYLLRQARDAKQELKLGFFVFNKEISRKLVGMLAELGATEFLSPDSKQHLVVTSLLDWCKEFLDLRNMDITVLEPYQGDGIDTTRDLIFELAIEQAQSSLQRPEFIPVWAEFNPSGQNGKKEVQLEISQFIKANTIESLDNYVEQPREVSLGTKDRLYRRFIWEVAKIYKDTLSKLGYLDGDDLVNDCLRKTSQTIWAQAKKRDGFDYLIIDEGQDFFPNQLLLLGHLVQHSSHLMICYDEGQKVYSRYPTLRQFGFDTDSRFRSENLTVNFRSSKAIVKLLSRFVSLFPVYGHLSHWADFAANEGAPEGEIPTISSYATDTTMFLELGKRIQDYVNKKVEAKNIAILAFRDTDLDKATDALLDIGMNVNRITAKGRLGPRKSVTIASPRSVKGDQFEVCFILGVDRDHLPELDGIHNLQQLSAKEADDFRLLMVAVSRCKTNLHFLYHGTQPSKFVENLGDAARWFGG, translated from the coding sequence ATGTCAAATCTATGGATTTCCAATGCTTTCATGCATCGCTTTTTTGCTTGGGTGCAAAAAAGAGAGGAAAGACAAGCTGCTAAGCAAGATTTCTATTCACTTCTTTCATATATATATTACAAACCATCAGAGCTAGCTCATACTCCAGGTTATACAACTGGATTTTTGCCAGCAATTGAGTGGAAGGCTGCCCAAATTCATGGCCTCGATATTGCTTTATTGATCGATTTTTCTATAGCAGATGTTAAACACTACGAAGTTAAAAATACTTCGTTATTTGGCCTGCTTATCCCCTCTGATGTTCTCGAAGAGATTGTAGAGAATAAATCAGTGTGGGATATGTATAGCGATGGGCTTCGTGATGTTGCTAACATCTCACAAGCGCGGCAACAAACTGGCAAGAGTTTCAAGAAGTTGGGAGATCTGCACTCAATCTTCTTGCCTGGAGACAATCATCGCATAAATTTTGTGCCGCTCTCAAAGCAAAAGACAATGGTAATCGTTGGTCGAAGCAGCTCTGAGGAATGGGAAACACACAAAGCTTCAGCTATGTTTTCTCAAAGCATTACAATGCGATTGCAAGCTTGGGGTAGGGCGGCGGAACAGGCAATTGAGCGGTTTGATCGCCTTAACGATTTGGAGTGGCAAACAAAGCATGTGCCGCGAATCACCGCGAGAGAGCTTGTTGACACATGGATTACTCAGAAACAGGTGGAAGAATGTGGGGTTCTTGAAGTAGAGCATATTCGATCTGTACAACAGTGCCAGACGGATGAGGATATTGAGAAACTGATTGGCATAATTACAGACTCCAGCTGGGACCAAGTTGTGCTTCGCTGGGCGCGTCATCAAGACAGAATGGCACAACAAGCAGAAGGCTCCTTGGGCTTGCTTGAATCGCATGTCTTGTCTTTGCCTACCCGAGATAATCAAGGTAGCAAGACCTTTGAAGAATGGTTGCCCTTATTGACCAGAGCACAAAATAGAGTGGTAATGCTAGACGCGTTTAATCCCGTTCGGCTTAAAGGTGGCCCAGGCACCGGGAAGACACTGACCGCTATGCTTCGTGCAATATACTTGCTTCGCCAAGCTCGCGATGCAAAGCAGGAGCTTAAACTTGGTTTCTTTGTTTTTAACAAGGAGATCTCTCGAAAACTCGTGGGGATGTTGGCAGAGTTGGGAGCAACCGAGTTCTTATCACCTGATTCTAAGCAGCATCTTGTTGTTACAAGCCTGCTGGACTGGTGTAAAGAGTTTTTAGACCTAAGAAATATGGATATCACGGTACTAGAGCCATATCAGGGTGATGGTATTGACACGACTCGAGACTTAATTTTCGAGCTGGCAATTGAGCAGGCGCAAAGCTCATTGCAGAGGCCAGAATTCATACCGGTGTGGGCTGAATTCAACCCCTCTGGACAAAATGGCAAGAAGGAGGTCCAGCTTGAAATCAGTCAATTCATTAAAGCGAATACTATCGAAAGCCTAGATAATTATGTTGAACAACCGCGTGAAGTAAGTCTTGGAACAAAGGACAGGCTCTACCGAAGGTTTATCTGGGAAGTTGCAAAGATTTATAAAGATACTCTGAGCAAACTTGGTTATCTGGATGGGGATGATCTGGTTAACGACTGCTTACGAAAAACTTCCCAAACTATATGGGCCCAAGCGAAGAAAAGAGATGGTTTCGACTATTTGATAATCGATGAGGGCCAAGATTTTTTCCCAAACCAGTTACTTTTATTGGGGCACCTAGTCCAGCACTCGTCCCATTTAATGATTTGTTACGATGAGGGTCAGAAAGTTTACTCAAGATATCCTACGCTAAGGCAATTTGGTTTTGATACTGACAGTCGTTTCCGAAGCGAGAATTTAACGGTTAACTTCCGAAGCTCCAAGGCAATCGTGAAGCTGCTCAGTAGGTTTGTTTCGCTCTTTCCGGTGTATGGTCATTTATCACACTGGGCTGATTTTGCGGCTAATGAAGGCGCTCCCGAGGGTGAGATACCTACTATTTCCTCCTATGCAACTGATACGACTATGTTTTTGGAACTGGGTAAGAGGATTCAAGACTATGTTAACAAAAAAGTAGAGGCTAAGAATATTGCTATCTTAGCTTTTCGCGATACGGATCTGGATAAAGCAACTGATGCTTTGCTTGATATAGGGATGAACGTAAACAGAATCACGGCAAAGGGAAGGCTTGGCCCAAGGAAATCTGTGACTATTGCTTCACCCAGAAGCGTAAAGGGTGACCAATTTGAAGTTTGTTTTATTCTGGGAGTGGATAGAGATCATCTTCCTGAGTTGGATGGTATTCATAACCTTCAGCAGCTTAGCGCCAAAGAGGCAGATGATTTTCGCTTGCTGATGGTAGCAGTGAGCAGATGTAAGACCAATTTGCATTTTCTCTATCATGGAACTCAACCGAGTAAGTTTGTTGAGAATTTGGGGGATGCTGCTAGATGGTTCGGCGGCTAA
- a CDS encoding aminotransferase class I/II-fold pyridoxal phosphate-dependent enzyme produces the protein MTAPLEDAISKRIDAFAERIRLLKEAGLYYYNQPISEMLDESKVKVRGRIMQMYASYSYLGLIGHPRINAAAKAAVDRYGTGTHGVRTLAGTLDVHNELEETIANFKGTETAITYTSGYATNLTVVSTLLGRHDYVFSDRLNHASIVDGCMMSGAKFVRFKHNDLNDLERVLEEAPASAAKLIIADSVFSMDGDIIDLPRIVELSRKHNAWLMIDEAHSIGVLGKTGRGIEEHYGMEGAIDIKMGTLSKTIPSVGGYVAGKHDMINYLRHASRAYIFSAALPPAQAAAANEAFKVILDEPWRIEKLTANGKQFISGLQSRGFDTMLTETAIVPVLCGEDDLAYALTRNVQERDIFVLPVVSPAVEQGKARLRATVTAAHETADIERAMDIIAEEGKKLGVLK, from the coding sequence ATGACCGCACCCCTCGAAGACGCAATCAGTAAACGCATCGACGCTTTCGCCGAACGCATCCGCCTGCTCAAAGAAGCGGGCCTCTACTATTACAACCAGCCGATCAGCGAGATGCTGGATGAATCCAAGGTAAAAGTGCGTGGCCGCATCATGCAGATGTACGCCTCGTACAGCTACCTGGGCCTCATCGGCCATCCGCGCATCAACGCCGCCGCCAAGGCCGCCGTGGATCGCTATGGCACGGGTACGCACGGGGTGCGCACCCTGGCCGGTACGCTGGATGTGCACAACGAGCTCGAAGAGACGATTGCCAACTTCAAGGGCACCGAGACGGCCATCACCTATACCTCGGGCTACGCCACTAACCTCACCGTGGTTTCCACGCTGTTGGGCCGCCATGATTATGTCTTCTCTGACCGCCTGAACCATGCCAGCATCGTAGACGGCTGCATGATGTCGGGCGCCAAGTTTGTGCGCTTCAAACATAACGACCTCAACGACTTGGAGCGCGTGCTCGAAGAGGCGCCAGCCTCTGCCGCCAAGCTGATCATCGCCGATTCCGTGTTCAGCATGGATGGTGACATCATCGATCTGCCGCGCATTGTTGAACTCTCCCGCAAGCACAACGCCTGGCTGATGATCGACGAGGCGCACTCCATCGGTGTGCTCGGCAAAACTGGCCGCGGCATCGAAGAGCACTATGGCATGGAAGGGGCCATCGATATCAAGATGGGCACCCTCAGCAAAACCATCCCTTCGGTTGGCGGCTATGTAGCCGGCAAGCACGACATGATCAACTATCTGCGCCATGCCAGCCGCGCCTACATCTTCTCGGCGGCGCTGCCGCCGGCCCAGGCGGCTGCCGCCAATGAAGCCTTCAAGGTCATCCTGGATGAGCCTTGGCGCATCGAGAAGCTCACCGCCAATGGCAAGCAATTCATCAGCGGCTTGCAGAGCCGCGGCTTTGACACCATGCTGACTGAAACGGCGATTGTGCCGGTGCTGTGCGGGGAGGATGACCTGGCCTATGCGCTCACCCGCAACGTGCAGGAGCGCGATATCTTCGTGCTGCCCGTGGTGTCACCGGCGGTGGAGCAGGGCAAGGCGCGCCTGCGCGCCACCGTCACCGCCGCCCACGAGACCGCGGATATCGAGCGGGCGATGGATATCATCGCCGAGGAAGGCAAAAAGCTCGGCGTTTTGAAGTAG
- the ligA gene encoding NAD-dependent DNA ligase LigA has translation MTDAALKAQLEELRNTINEHNYRYHVLDQPSISDAEYDKLLNQLRAIETEHPEWITPDSPTQRAGAEPSPKFAKVAHPAPILSLGNAFDEADLRAWLERISRLDERVRKATFVAEPKLDGLSVVLHYKDGLFVQGATRGNGEVGEDVTANLRTLRKLPLRIPAAAGGPKPPADLFVRGEVFFFKKDFEALNKRQSESGERIYQTARNTAAGTLRQLDPSITASRALTFYVYNILAADGPVPATQWETLQYLAALGFPTAPESRLCNDIEDVVAAYKEWGAARDTLPYEVDGMVVKLNDIGLATDLGVVGKDPRGAIAYKFPALEVTTKLHDIGVNVGRTGVLTPYAMLEPVEIGGVIVKQATLHNFDFIAEKDIRIGDRVLVKRAGDVIPYVIGPVLSERAKNTKKYKPPQACPVCGEPVETVEDEVAWYCVNAACPEQIVRNVEHFVAVLDVVGLGEKIVAQLNAAGMVKDVADLFTLTRDDLLSLEGFADKKADNLLASIEAARGRSLSQLIYALGIRGVGGVMAGALAAKYRDLDELAAASTQDIDDIEGIGPSIAEAITDWFVQASNQAVLAKLKRAGVWPRSEPRKAPSGPQPFAGLTFVVTGTLPTFSRKEAKDFIESFGGKVTDSVSKKTSYLVVGEDAGSKLDKARELGIQILDEAALKQLAQ, from the coding sequence ATGACCGACGCCGCGCTCAAAGCCCAACTTGAAGAGCTGCGCAACACCATCAACGAGCACAATTATCGTTACCATGTGCTCGACCAGCCCTCCATTTCAGACGCCGAATATGACAAGCTGCTCAACCAGCTGCGCGCCATCGAAACTGAGCACCCTGAGTGGATTACGCCCGATTCGCCCACCCAGCGTGCTGGCGCCGAGCCATCCCCCAAATTTGCCAAAGTAGCCCACCCTGCGCCCATCCTCAGCCTTGGCAACGCTTTTGACGAGGCGGATTTGCGCGCCTGGCTGGAGCGCATCAGCCGCCTGGATGAACGCGTGCGCAAGGCCACGTTTGTTGCCGAGCCCAAACTGGATGGCCTCAGTGTTGTGCTGCATTACAAAGATGGCCTCTTTGTCCAGGGCGCAACTCGCGGCAATGGCGAGGTAGGCGAAGACGTCACCGCTAACTTGCGCACCTTGCGCAAACTGCCGCTGCGCATCCCTGCCGCAGCCGGTGGCCCCAAGCCGCCAGCAGACCTGTTCGTGCGTGGCGAGGTCTTCTTCTTCAAAAAAGACTTTGAAGCGCTAAACAAGCGCCAGTCTGAAAGTGGCGAGCGTATTTACCAGACCGCGCGCAACACCGCTGCTGGCACCTTGCGCCAGCTCGATCCGAGCATCACTGCCTCGCGGGCGCTCACCTTCTACGTTTACAACATCCTGGCTGCCGACGGCCCTGTGCCCGCTACCCAGTGGGAAACTTTGCAATACCTGGCCGCGCTCGGGTTCCCCACGGCGCCGGAATCACGTCTGTGCAATGACATCGAAGACGTGGTCGCCGCATACAAGGAGTGGGGTGCAGCGCGCGATACCTTGCCGTATGAAGTAGACGGTATGGTCGTCAAGCTCAATGATATTGGGCTGGCTACTGATCTCGGCGTAGTGGGCAAGGACCCGCGTGGAGCCATTGCATACAAGTTCCCCGCGCTGGAAGTGACCACCAAGCTGCACGATATTGGCGTCAACGTGGGCCGCACCGGTGTGCTCACTCCATATGCCATGCTGGAGCCGGTGGAGATCGGCGGCGTGATCGTCAAGCAGGCCACCTTGCACAACTTCGATTTCATCGCCGAGAAGGACATCCGCATCGGTGACCGCGTGCTGGTCAAGCGTGCAGGCGATGTCATCCCCTATGTCATCGGCCCGGTGCTCTCCGAGCGCGCCAAGAACACCAAAAAATACAAGCCGCCGCAAGCCTGCCCGGTGTGCGGCGAGCCGGTGGAAACTGTAGAAGACGAAGTGGCCTGGTATTGCGTCAACGCCGCCTGCCCGGAGCAGATCGTGCGCAATGTGGAGCACTTTGTGGCCGTGTTGGACGTGGTCGGCCTGGGGGAGAAGATCGTCGCCCAACTCAACGCCGCCGGCATGGTCAAAGACGTGGCTGATCTGTTCACGCTTACGCGTGACGATCTGCTCAGTCTCGAAGGCTTTGCTGACAAGAAGGCCGATAACCTGCTGGCCTCCATCGAGGCTGCCCGCGGCCGTTCGCTTTCACAGCTCATTTACGCCCTCGGCATCCGCGGGGTGGGTGGGGTGATGGCTGGCGCATTGGCTGCCAAGTATCGAGACCTGGATGAGCTGGCTGCTGCCAGCACGCAAGACATTGACGATATCGAGGGCATTGGCCCCAGCATTGCTGAGGCCATCACCGATTGGTTTGTCCAGGCCAGCAATCAGGCCGTGCTGGCCAAGCTGAAACGCGCCGGCGTGTGGCCGCGCAGCGAGCCGCGCAAAGCGCCCAGCGGGCCGCAGCCCTTTGCCGGGCTCACCTTCGTGGTCACGGGTACGCTGCCCACTTTCAGCCGCAAAGAGGCCAAAGACTTCATCGAATCTTTTGGCGGCAAGGTCACCGATTCGGTCAGCAAAAAGACCAGCTACCTCGTAGTAGGCGAGGATGCCGGCTCCAAGCTGGATAAAGCGCGTGAATTGGGCATACAAATTCTGGATGAAGCTGCGTTAAAGCAGCTAGCTCAATAA
- a CDS encoding dienelactone hydrolase family protein, which produces MLADVKDLNIDGWNLKFRQPAGDGPQPVIVLIHGWTGDEHSMWVFAPRLPKNALLIAPRAPYPSNHPEIAGYSWVQQRADGFSSLEMFDPAVGAFEDLLPKLAAHFPHADFDSFGMMGFSQGSAFSVAYAVRNAARLQRLAMLAGFLPEASEAALPALAGKPVFIAHGTQDQTVPVARAYAARDQLAAAGAQVRYCESEVGHKLGANCVSELAAFFLSDDQSTK; this is translated from the coding sequence ATGCTCGCAGACGTAAAAGACCTGAACATTGACGGCTGGAACCTGAAATTTCGCCAGCCCGCTGGCGATGGCCCACAGCCCGTCATTGTGCTCATCCACGGCTGGACCGGTGACGAGCACTCCATGTGGGTCTTTGCGCCGCGTCTGCCCAAGAATGCATTGCTGATTGCCCCGCGTGCCCCATACCCCTCCAACCATCCTGAAATTGCCGGCTATAGCTGGGTACAGCAACGTGCTGACGGTTTCAGCAGCCTGGAGATGTTTGACCCCGCCGTGGGCGCCTTTGAAGACCTGCTGCCCAAGCTCGCCGCACACTTCCCCCATGCCGATTTTGACAGTTTTGGCATGATGGGCTTCAGCCAAGGCTCCGCCTTCAGCGTGGCCTACGCCGTGCGCAACGCAGCCCGCCTGCAGCGCTTGGCAATGCTGGCAGGCTTCCTGCCCGAGGCGAGCGAGGCGGCTTTGCCCGCCCTGGCCGGCAAGCCCGTCTTCATCGCCCACGGCACGCAGGACCAAACCGTGCCGGTGGCACGCGCCTACGCCGCCCGTGACCAGCTGGCTGCCGCCGGGGCGCAGGTGCGCTACTGCGAGTCGGAGGTGGGGCACAAGTTGGGGGCCAATTGCGTGTCCGAATTAGCTGCTTTCTTTCTGAGTGATGACCAATCGACTAAGTGA
- a CDS encoding patatin-like phospholipase family protein encodes MSKRIALALGGGGSRGGAHIGVLRALEHEGVSVAAIAGTSIGALVGALYLAGLTPDEIANASADMEHARLFRRGRGEQGDGFRGLSGMQAFLRSLLGERRIEELRAPYAATAVDLNTGADVELRTGPVVDAVLAAIAFPGIFPSKLIAGQALVDGAISKPLPIALARSLAPQLPVVAVSLSGGPLNAGQPISGNSDLTGMGKLSLLRHLRWVRALGNFSRAFGITRKNLEDARIQLEQPALCLYPAVRGIGMLSRADVHELARRGEQAVAEALPQLHALFED; translated from the coding sequence GTGAGCAAGCGGATCGCGCTGGCCTTGGGTGGCGGCGGCTCACGCGGTGGGGCGCACATTGGCGTTCTGCGCGCCCTTGAGCACGAGGGGGTCAGTGTCGCTGCCATTGCGGGCACCAGCATCGGCGCTCTGGTTGGCGCGCTATATCTCGCTGGTCTCACGCCCGACGAGATTGCCAATGCCTCTGCCGACATGGAGCACGCCCGCCTTTTTCGCCGCGGCCGCGGCGAACAGGGTGATGGCTTCCGCGGTCTGTCTGGCATGCAAGCCTTCCTACGCAGCCTGCTGGGCGAGCGCCGTATCGAAGAACTGCGCGCACCTTACGCAGCCACTGCGGTAGACCTCAATACTGGCGCAGACGTAGAATTGCGCACTGGCCCAGTTGTAGATGCCGTGCTGGCTGCCATTGCCTTCCCTGGCATCTTTCCATCCAAGCTCATCGCTGGCCAGGCGCTGGTAGACGGCGCAATCAGCAAGCCGCTACCCATTGCGCTGGCGCGCAGCCTTGCACCGCAACTGCCCGTGGTGGCCGTCTCACTCTCCGGCGGGCCGCTGAATGCCGGCCAGCCCATCTCCGGCAATAGCGACCTCACCGGTATGGGCAAGCTCAGCCTGCTGCGCCACCTGCGCTGGGTGCGCGCCCTCGGCAACTTCAGCCGCGCCTTTGGCATCACGCGTAAGAACCTGGAGGATGCCCGCATCCAACTAGAGCAGCCCGCATTGTGCTTGTACCCGGCCGTGCGCGGCATCGGTATGCTAAGCCGCGCTGACGTGCATGAGCTTGCCCGCCGCGGCGAGCAAGCCGTGGCCGAGGCGCTGCCCCAACTTCACGCCCTTTTCGAGGACTAA
- a CDS encoding patatin-like phospholipase family protein: MAKRGAPVALALGGGGTKGITHLGVLRAVEQKGFHVAAISGTSIGGLVAAVYATGRPLDEIIRRVAGLQQGKLFRRGKEIDNALLGLEGVAEVLLELIGEKYFEELPIPLAVTAVDLNTGQEMVLSSGRVLDAVLATIALPGIFPPRQIDGHTLIDGGVSNPVPVSIARRLRPGIPVIASVLSAPPMAEKPLPVTNLLPPTPVLDRLSQFRLAKALTVFSQAMNINGRVLTELRLDIEKPDAIVRPDVDHIGLLDPIDVEDFLARGEAAAAELKLGPALRARAWWRGALPQGAL; encoded by the coding sequence ATGGCTAAGCGCGGTGCGCCAGTAGCGCTGGCGTTAGGGGGCGGCGGCACCAAGGGCATCACCCATCTGGGGGTGCTGCGTGCCGTGGAGCAAAAAGGTTTTCATGTGGCCGCCATCTCCGGTACCAGTATCGGCGGCCTGGTAGCCGCCGTGTATGCCACCGGCCGCCCGCTGGATGAGATCATTCGGCGCGTGGCGGGTTTGCAGCAGGGGAAGCTCTTCCGCCGCGGCAAGGAGATTGACAATGCCTTGCTCGGCCTGGAAGGCGTGGCTGAAGTGCTGCTGGAGCTGATCGGTGAGAAATACTTCGAAGAGTTGCCCATTCCGCTGGCCGTCACCGCCGTGGACCTCAACACTGGGCAAGAGATGGTGCTGAGCAGCGGCCGCGTGCTGGATGCCGTGCTCGCCACCATTGCGCTGCCCGGCATCTTCCCGCCGCGCCAGATCGACGGTCACACCCTGATTGACGGCGGGGTAAGCAACCCGGTGCCGGTTAGCATTGCCCGCCGCCTGCGCCCGGGCATTCCGGTGATCGCTTCAGTGTTGTCCGCGCCCCCAATGGCGGAGAAGCCGCTGCCTGTCACCAATCTGTTGCCGCCTACGCCCGTGCTTGACCGGCTCTCCCAGTTTCGCCTGGCCAAGGCGCTCACCGTCTTCTCGCAGGCCATGAACATCAATGGCCGCGTGCTCACCGAGCTGCGCCTGGATATCGAGAAGCCGGATGCTATCGTGCGCCCTGACGTAGACCACATCGGCCTGCTCGACCCGATCGATGTTGAAGACTTTCTTGCCCGCGGCGAGGCTGCCGCTGCCGAGCTGAAGCTTGGCCCGGCGCTACGGGCGCGTGCCTGGTGGCGTGGCGCGCTGCCGCAGGGGGCGTTGTGA
- a CDS encoding proline--tRNA ligase — protein MKMSHMFGTTMRQAPAEAETASHQLLVRAGFIRQLGAGIYSLMPMGKRSIDKIENIMRAEMNAIGGQELFMPVVHPADLWQETGRWYQIGDEMSRFKDRKDHDMVLAMTHEEVVTDLARREVQSYKQLPMLVYHIQTKWRDDPRPRAGLIRVREFTMKDSYSLDADEAGLDKQYRAHYQAYFNIFRRAGLPVISVGADVGMMGGSLAHEYMYLTPVGEDTLVLCDACGYRANRQIARVRKEQPVAEAAAALEKVATPAVSTIEALANFLNIPKAKTAKAVFMTATFKGDEGESQKLVFAVVRGDMEVNETKLTNAIKAAELRPAHEDEIRAVGAVPGYASPIGLQGALIVVDDLVEQSANLVAGANEDGFHYLNTNYGRDYKADIVADIVAAEDGHACVNCGKPVRTSRGVEVGNIFKLGTRYSASLGANFLDAEGAERPVVMGSYGIGSGRMLACIAEEHNDEKGLIWPITTAPYEVHLVSLRGGEAIAAQLYEDLRAAGLDVLFDDRDESPGVKFNDADLIGLPIRLTVSQRSLQAGGVEFKLRREADRSIVAQADAVRTTVDAVGALLAEVEASITPVPFED, from the coding sequence ATGAAAATGAGTCACATGTTCGGCACCACCATGCGCCAGGCGCCCGCCGAAGCCGAAACCGCCAGTCATCAGTTGCTGGTGCGCGCCGGCTTCATTCGCCAGCTCGGCGCCGGCATCTACTCGCTCATGCCGATGGGCAAGCGCTCCATCGACAAGATCGAGAACATCATGCGCGCCGAGATGAACGCCATCGGTGGACAGGAGCTGTTCATGCCCGTGGTGCACCCGGCCGACCTGTGGCAGGAGACGGGGCGCTGGTACCAGATCGGCGATGAGATGAGCCGCTTCAAGGACCGCAAGGACCATGACATGGTGCTGGCCATGACCCATGAGGAAGTGGTGACAGACCTGGCGCGCCGTGAGGTGCAATCCTACAAACAGCTGCCCATGTTGGTCTATCACATCCAAACCAAATGGCGTGATGACCCTCGCCCGCGTGCTGGCCTCATCCGTGTGCGTGAGTTCACCATGAAGGACAGCTACAGTCTGGACGCGGACGAGGCTGGCTTGGACAAGCAATACCGTGCCCATTACCAGGCCTACTTCAACATCTTTCGCCGTGCCGGCCTGCCCGTCATCAGCGTAGGTGCTGATGTGGGCATGATGGGCGGCAGCCTGGCGCACGAATACATGTACCTGACCCCGGTGGGCGAAGATACCCTGGTGTTGTGTGATGCCTGTGGCTACCGCGCCAACCGCCAAATTGCGCGTGTACGCAAAGAGCAGCCCGTCGCCGAAGCCGCGGCTGCGCTGGAGAAAGTCGCCACGCCCGCCGTGAGCACCATCGAAGCACTGGCCAACTTCCTCAACATCCCCAAGGCCAAGACCGCCAAGGCGGTCTTCATGACCGCCACCTTCAAGGGTGACGAAGGCGAGAGCCAGAAGCTGGTCTTCGCTGTAGTGCGTGGGGACATGGAAGTCAATGAGACCAAGCTCACCAACGCCATCAAGGCGGCTGAGTTGCGTCCGGCGCACGAAGACGAGATCCGCGCCGTTGGCGCTGTGCCCGGCTACGCCTCGCCGATTGGCTTACAGGGCGCACTAATTGTGGTCGATGACCTTGTGGAGCAATCTGCCAACCTGGTGGCTGGTGCCAACGAAGATGGCTTCCACTACCTCAACACCAACTACGGCCGAGATTACAAGGCGGACATTGTGGCCGACATCGTCGCCGCCGAAGATGGCCACGCCTGCGTCAACTGCGGCAAGCCCGTGCGCACTTCGCGCGGCGTCGAGGTCGGCAACATCTTCAAGCTCGGCACGCGCTATTCGGCCTCGCTGGGCGCCAACTTCCTGGATGCCGAGGGTGCCGAGCGCCCGGTAGTGATGGGCTCCTACGGTATCGGCTCTGGCCGCATGCTGGCCTGCATCGCTGAGGAACACAATGATGAGAAGGGCCTGATCTGGCCCATCACCACCGCACCCTACGAGGTGCACCTGGTCAGCCTGCGCGGCGGTGAAGCGATTGCCGCCCAGCTCTACGAAGATCTGCGCGCCGCCGGCCTGGATGTGCTGTTTGACGACCGCGACGAGTCGCCCGGCGTGAAGTTCAACGATGCTGACCTCATCGGCTTGCCGATTCGCCTCACGGTGAGCCAACGCTCGCTGCAGGCAGGTGGCGTGGAGTTCAAACTGCGCCGCGAGGCGGACCGCAGTATCGTGGCCCAGGCGGATGCCGTACGCACCACCGTGGACGCGGTCGGCGCGCTGCTGGCCGAGGTTGAAGCCAGCATCACGCCCGTGCCCTTCGAGGACTAA